In the Streptomyces sp. f51 genome, one interval contains:
- a CDS encoding DUF4429 domain-containing protein — MAEIIQRDGTWIFDGDTLRLTPGRDKNVSLLRRTLGELTVPLGALAGVSLEQGRKAGRLRLRLRDGADPLLQATGGKLAEPNDPYQLAVEADRLGVAEYFVDEVRGALLLDEVSSGPVDGYLLPGPAVPLSASAGDGTASFDGDRVRLEWNWKTEDAKSASGARTLALGDITGVEWRPAAGLENGCLRFTVRGGDTKAPPKYDPNSVELWGFKRDPLMALVAAAVQARLPHPAAPGGTRPDELPAGEAAAAAPGPEADHDALLRRLRELGELHKEGVLTDEEFALAKQAVLKRL; from the coding sequence ATGGCGGAAATCATCCAGCGGGACGGCACGTGGATCTTCGACGGGGACACGCTGCGGCTGACCCCCGGGCGGGACAAGAACGTCAGCCTGTTGCGTCGGACGCTGGGTGAACTCACCGTGCCGCTGGGCGCGTTGGCGGGCGTCTCGCTGGAGCAGGGCAGGAAGGCCGGGCGGCTCAGACTGCGGCTGCGCGACGGCGCCGACCCACTGCTCCAGGCGACCGGCGGAAAGCTCGCGGAGCCGAACGACCCGTACCAGCTCGCCGTGGAGGCCGACCGGCTCGGCGTCGCCGAGTACTTCGTGGACGAGGTCCGCGGGGCGCTGCTCCTCGACGAGGTCTCCTCGGGCCCGGTGGACGGCTATCTGCTGCCCGGCCCCGCGGTGCCGCTGTCGGCGTCGGCGGGGGACGGCACGGCGAGCTTCGACGGCGACCGCGTACGGCTGGAGTGGAACTGGAAGACGGAGGACGCGAAGTCGGCGTCGGGTGCCAGGACCCTCGCCCTCGGTGACATCACGGGCGTGGAGTGGCGGCCCGCGGCCGGTCTGGAGAACGGCTGTCTCCGCTTCACCGTGCGCGGCGGCGACACGAAGGCGCCGCCGAAGTACGACCCCAACTCCGTTGAGCTGTGGGGCTTCAAGAGGGATCCGCTGATGGCGCTGGTCGCGGCGGCCGTGCAGGCGAGGCTGCCGCATCCGGCCGCGCCCGGCGGGACGCGGCCCGACGAGCTGCCCGCCGGTGAGGCGGCGGCCGCCGCGCCGGGTCCCGAGGCCGACCACGACGCCCTCCTGCGCAGGCTGCGCGAACTGGGCGAGCTGCACAAGGAGGGCGTCCTGACGGACGAGGAGTTCGCCCTGGCCAAACAGGCGGTCCTCAAACGCCTTTAG
- a CDS encoding siderophore-interacting protein: MTTAVAAPFRFFSLRVVRTRRLGPSLVRVTFAGPDLRAFHSHGRDQSLSLFLPHPGQSEPAVPFELGDAWWQGWRELPDDVRAVMRSYTLRALRRDPDEIDIDFALHGTEPDAASPAGPASRWASAARPGDRVVLLGPAVEDNRAIRFRPPADTDLVLLWGDETAVPAASAVLESLPAGLRVRAWLEVHHAADIQDLVTAADAEITWLVRDERSEANPPGTPLALEALRAARLPAHEAPYAWIAGESGCVKELRRHLVRDRGIDRRRVTFVGYWRRGLSEEQLRERGE, from the coding sequence ATGACGACGGCCGTGGCCGCCCCGTTCCGCTTCTTCTCCCTCAGGGTCGTGCGGACGAGGCGGCTCGGTCCGTCTCTGGTCCGGGTGACCTTCGCGGGGCCCGACCTGCGCGCCTTCCACTCGCACGGGCGCGACCAGTCCCTCTCCCTGTTCCTGCCGCACCCCGGCCAGAGCGAACCCGCCGTGCCCTTCGAACTCGGCGACGCGTGGTGGCAGGGCTGGCGCGAACTGCCGGACGACGTACGGGCGGTGATGCGCTCGTACACCCTGCGCGCGCTGCGCCGGGACCCCGACGAGATCGACATCGACTTCGCGCTGCACGGCACGGAGCCGGACGCGGCCTCCCCCGCGGGGCCCGCCTCGCGCTGGGCGTCCGCGGCCCGGCCCGGCGACCGTGTCGTACTGCTCGGACCGGCCGTCGAGGACAACCGCGCCATCCGCTTCCGGCCGCCCGCGGACACCGACCTCGTCCTCCTGTGGGGCGACGAGACGGCCGTCCCCGCGGCCTCCGCCGTCCTCGAGTCGCTGCCCGCCGGTCTGCGCGTCCGGGCCTGGCTGGAGGTCCATCACGCCGCCGACATCCAGGACCTGGTGACCGCGGCCGACGCCGAGATCACCTGGCTCGTGCGGGACGAGCGATCCGAGGCGAACCCTCCGGGCACTCCCCTGGCCCTCGAAGCGCTGAGGGCCGCCCGGCTCCCGGCCCACGAGGCGCCGTACGCCTGGATCGCGGGCGAGTCCGGCTGCGTGAAGGAGCTGCGCCGCCATCTCGTGCGCGACCGGGGCATCGACCGCCGCCGGGTCACCTTCGTGGGCTACTGGCGGCGCGGACTGAGCGAGGAACAACTCCGGGAGCGCGGCGAGTAG
- the desA gene encoding lysine decarboxylase DesA has translation MRSHLLNDTTADRYRRSVTEGVERVAARLATTDRPFTGVTVDDLAPRIERIDLDKPLHDTTAVLDELEEVYLQDAIYFHHPRYLAHLNCPVVIPAVLGEAVLSAVNSSLDTWDQSAGGTLIERRLIDWTNERIGLGPAADGVFTSGGSQSNLQALLLAREEAKPGGRQGEAAEGLGRLRVFASEVSHFSVKKSAKLLGLAPDAVVTIPVDHDKRMQTVALAHELERCRQDGLVPMAVVATAGTTDFGSIDPLPEIAALCSQFGVWMHVDAAYGCGLLASLKNRDRIEGIERADSVTVDYHKSFFQPVSSSAVLVRDAATLRHATYHAEYLNPRRMVTERIPNQVDKSLQTTRRFDALKLWMTLRTMGADGIGELFDEVCELAVEGWKLLAADPRFDVVVQPSLSTLVYRYIPAAVTDPAEIDRANLYARKALFASGDAVVAGTKVGGRHYLKFTLLNPETTKDDIAAVLDLIAGHAEQYLGESLDRAC, from the coding sequence ATGCGCTCGCACCTGCTCAACGACACCACCGCGGACCGGTATCGCCGCTCCGTGACCGAAGGCGTCGAGCGGGTGGCGGCCAGACTCGCCACCACCGACCGCCCGTTCACGGGTGTCACGGTCGACGACCTCGCTCCCCGCATCGAGCGGATCGACCTCGACAAGCCCCTGCACGACACCACGGCCGTTCTCGACGAGCTGGAAGAGGTCTATCTCCAGGACGCGATCTACTTCCACCACCCCCGCTATCTCGCCCACCTCAACTGCCCGGTCGTCATCCCCGCCGTGCTCGGCGAGGCCGTCCTGTCCGCCGTCAACTCCTCGCTCGACACCTGGGACCAGTCGGCGGGCGGCACCCTCATCGAGCGCAGGCTCATCGACTGGACCAACGAGCGGATCGGCCTCGGCCCGGCCGCCGACGGCGTGTTCACCAGCGGCGGCAGCCAGTCCAACCTCCAGGCCCTGCTGCTGGCCCGCGAGGAGGCGAAGCCCGGCGGACGGCAGGGGGAGGCGGCGGAGGGACTCGGCAGACTGCGCGTCTTCGCCTCCGAGGTCAGCCACTTCAGCGTCAAGAAGTCGGCCAAACTCCTCGGCCTCGCCCCCGACGCCGTCGTGACGATCCCCGTCGACCACGACAAGCGCATGCAGACGGTGGCCCTCGCCCACGAACTGGAGCGCTGCCGGCAGGACGGCCTCGTCCCCATGGCCGTCGTCGCCACCGCGGGAACCACCGACTTCGGCTCCATCGACCCGCTGCCCGAGATCGCCGCGCTCTGCTCCCAGTTCGGGGTCTGGATGCACGTCGACGCCGCCTACGGCTGCGGACTGCTCGCCTCGCTGAAGAACCGGGACCGGATCGAGGGCATCGAGCGGGCCGACTCCGTCACCGTCGACTACCACAAGTCCTTCTTCCAGCCCGTGAGTTCATCGGCCGTGCTGGTCCGGGACGCCGCGACCCTGCGCCACGCCACCTACCACGCGGAGTACCTCAACCCGCGCCGCATGGTCACCGAGCGCATCCCCAACCAGGTCGACAAGTCCCTCCAGACCACGCGCCGCTTCGACGCCCTCAAGCTGTGGATGACGCTGCGCACCATGGGCGCCGACGGCATCGGCGAACTCTTCGACGAGGTCTGCGAACTGGCCGTCGAGGGCTGGAAACTGCTCGCCGCCGACCCGCGCTTCGACGTCGTCGTGCAGCCCTCGCTCTCCACCCTCGTCTACCGCTACATCCCGGCCGCCGTCACCGACCCGGCCGAGATCGACCGCGCCAACCTCTACGCCCGCAAGGCCCTGTTCGCCTCCGGCGACGCCGTCGTCGCGGGCACCAAGGTCGGCGGACGCCACTACCTGAAGTTCACCCTGCTCAACCCCGAGACCACCAAGGACGACATCGCCGCCGTCCTCGACCTGATCGCTGGCCACGCCGAGCAGTACCTGGGAGAGTCCCTTGACCGCGCTTGCTGA
- a CDS encoding GNAT family N-acetyltransferase, which produces MTLKTALGTFAVRPLDPVGDAPLLHRWVTHPKAAFWMMQGARLHDVEREYMAIAASEHHEALLGLLDGEPVFLMERYDPRYVELVGLYEPEPGDVGMHFLVAPSDTPVHGFTRAVITAVMEELFADPAVRRVVVEPDVANTAVHALNEAVGFVPVREIQKPEKKALLSFCTREMFEKAVAA; this is translated from the coding sequence ATGACCCTCAAGACCGCCCTCGGCACCTTCGCCGTCCGCCCCCTCGACCCCGTCGGGGACGCCCCGCTGCTGCACCGGTGGGTGACGCATCCCAAGGCCGCGTTCTGGATGATGCAGGGGGCGAGACTGCACGACGTGGAGCGTGAGTACATGGCCATCGCGGCCAGTGAGCACCACGAGGCCCTTCTCGGGCTCCTGGACGGCGAGCCCGTCTTCCTGATGGAGCGCTACGACCCCCGGTACGTCGAACTCGTGGGCCTGTACGAGCCGGAGCCGGGCGATGTCGGCATGCACTTCCTGGTCGCGCCGAGCGACACTCCCGTGCACGGCTTCACCCGGGCCGTGATCACCGCGGTGATGGAGGAGCTCTTCGCCGATCCGGCCGTGCGCCGGGTCGTCGTCGAGCCCGACGTGGCCAACACGGCCGTGCACGCCCTCAACGAGGCCGTCGGCTTCGTGCCCGTGCGGGAGATCCAGAAGCCCGAGAAGAAGGCGCTGCTGAGCTTCTGCACCCGGGAGATGTTCGAGAAGGCGGTGGCCGCGTGA
- a CDS encoding beta-N-acetylhexosaminidase: MRQHHRTPRLLGTLLLVAAAGISLVGAAPQGRATAAPLGRVVPAPASVDPGGAPYRITPGTGIRVEDSPEVRAVGAYLAEILRPSTGYRLPVTSHGSGAIRLRLGGKGLGEEGYRLHSGASGVTITAGRPAGLFHGVQTLRQLLPAAVEKRSVQRGPWLIAGGTIADTPRYAYRGAMLDVSRHFFTVAQVKRYIDELALYKVNKLHLHLSDDQGWRIAVGSWPRLAAHGGSTEVGGGQGGFYTEADYRAIVRYAASRYLEVVPEIDMPGHTNAALSSYADLNCDGTAPPLYTGTDVGFSSLCVGKPLTYAFVDDVIRELAALTPGPYLHIGGDEAHSTSHADYVAFMDKVQPIVAKYGKKVMGWHQLTGATPAKGAIAQYWGLDDTSAEEKAQVAAAARNGTGLVLSPADRLYLDMKYTADTPLGQDWAGLVEVRRAYDWDPGGYLPGVPASAVKGVEAPLWTETIVTSADIDVMAFPRLPGAAELGWSPASTHDWDTYKVRLAAQAPRWDALGIAYYRSPQVPWPAR, encoded by the coding sequence GTGAGACAGCACCACAGAACGCCCCGCCTTCTCGGCACGCTGCTGCTCGTGGCGGCGGCCGGCATCTCCCTCGTCGGCGCGGCACCGCAGGGGAGGGCGACCGCCGCTCCGCTGGGCCGGGTCGTCCCCGCCCCCGCCTCCGTCGACCCCGGCGGAGCCCCGTACCGCATCACCCCCGGCACCGGCATCCGCGTCGAGGACTCGCCCGAGGTCCGCGCGGTCGGCGCCTACCTCGCGGAGATCCTGCGGCCCTCCACCGGCTACCGGCTGCCCGTCACCTCGCACGGCTCCGGAGCGATCCGGCTCCGGCTCGGCGGCAAGGGACTGGGCGAGGAGGGCTACCGCCTCCACAGCGGGGCCTCGGGCGTCACCATCACGGCCGGCCGGCCCGCGGGCCTCTTCCACGGTGTGCAGACCCTGCGTCAGCTGCTGCCCGCCGCCGTCGAGAAGAGGTCCGTCCAGCGCGGCCCCTGGCTGATCGCCGGCGGGACCATCGCGGACACCCCGCGCTACGCCTACCGCGGCGCCATGCTCGACGTCTCCCGGCACTTCTTCACCGTCGCCCAGGTGAAGCGTTACATCGACGAACTGGCCCTGTACAAGGTCAACAAGCTGCATCTGCACCTGAGCGACGACCAGGGCTGGCGCATCGCCGTCGGCTCCTGGCCGAGGCTGGCGGCCCACGGCGGCTCCACCGAGGTCGGCGGCGGCCAGGGCGGCTTCTACACCGAGGCCGACTACCGCGCGATCGTCCGGTACGCCGCCTCGCGCTATCTGGAGGTCGTCCCGGAGATCGACATGCCGGGGCACACCAACGCGGCCCTGTCCTCGTACGCGGATCTGAACTGCGACGGGACCGCGCCGCCGCTCTACACCGGCACCGATGTCGGTTTCAGCTCGCTGTGCGTCGGCAAGCCGCTGACGTACGCCTTCGTGGACGACGTGATCCGCGAGCTGGCCGCGCTCACCCCCGGCCCGTACCTCCACATCGGCGGCGACGAGGCGCACTCCACCAGCCACGCCGACTACGTCGCCTTCATGGACAAGGTCCAGCCGATCGTCGCGAAGTACGGCAAGAAGGTGATGGGCTGGCACCAGCTGACCGGGGCCACCCCGGCCAAGGGCGCCATCGCGCAGTACTGGGGGCTCGACGACACCAGTGCCGAGGAGAAGGCGCAGGTCGCCGCGGCCGCGCGGAACGGGACCGGGCTCGTGCTGTCGCCCGCGGACCGGCTCTACCTCGACATGAAGTACACCGCCGACACCCCGCTCGGCCAGGACTGGGCCGGTCTCGTGGAGGTGCGGCGTGCCTACGACTGGGACCCGGGCGGCTACCTTCCCGGTGTGCCGGCCTCGGCCGTCAAGGGCGTCGAGGCGCCGCTGTGGACGGAGACGATCGTGACCTCCGCCGACATCGACGTCATGGCCTTCCCGAGGCTGCCCGGGGCCGCCGAGCTCGGCTGGTCCCCGGCCTCGACGCACGACTGGGACACGTACAAGGTGCGGCTCGCCGCCCAGGCGCCCCGCTGGGACGCTCTCGGCATCGCGTACTACCGCTCGCCCCAGGTCCCCTGGCCCGCGCGCTAG
- a CDS encoding IucA/IucC family siderophore biosynthesis protein produces the protein MNPVETTDHLSPERWAVANRLLLRKALAEFAHERLITPRELPDGRYEVTGDDGLTGYRFTATRHLLDHWQVSAESITRHRDGTELPLSALDFFIELKESLGLSDEILPVYLEEISSTLASTCYKLAKPKVTARELAGAGFQAVETGMTEGHPCFVANNGRLGFGVHEYLSYAPETAAPVRLMWLAAHRSRAAFTAGVGIDYESFVRDELGAGTVERFDAVLREQGLDPGDYLLIPVHPWQWWNKLSVTFAAEIAQRRLVCLGEGDDEYLAQQSIRTFFNTSSPHKHYVKTALSVLNMGFMRGLSAAYMEATPAINDWLAQLVENDPVLKSTGLSVIRERAAVGYRHLEYEAATDRYSPYRKMLAALWRESPVPALRDGESLATMASLVHVDHEGASFTGALIERSGLTPVEWLRRYLHAYLTPLLHSFYAYDLAYMPHGENVILVLKDGAVQRAVYKDIAEEIVVMDPQAVLPPAVERIRVDVPEDTKLLSVFTDVFDCFFRFLAAQLAEEGILGEDDFWRTVAGSVRAYQEATPELEDRFRQYDLFAPEFALSCLNRLQLRDNRQMVDLADPSGALQLVGTLKNPLAGF, from the coding sequence GTGAACCCCGTCGAGACCACCGACCATCTCTCCCCCGAGCGCTGGGCCGTCGCCAACCGGCTCCTGCTGCGCAAGGCGCTCGCCGAGTTCGCCCACGAGCGGCTGATCACCCCGCGCGAACTGCCGGACGGCCGTTACGAGGTCACCGGCGACGACGGGCTGACGGGCTACCGCTTCACCGCGACCCGGCACCTGCTCGACCACTGGCAGGTGTCCGCGGAGTCCATCACCCGCCACCGTGACGGCACGGAACTCCCGTTGTCCGCACTGGACTTCTTCATCGAGCTGAAGGAGTCGCTCGGCCTGAGCGACGAGATCCTGCCCGTCTATCTGGAGGAGATCTCCTCGACCCTGGCGAGCACCTGCTACAAGCTCGCCAAGCCCAAGGTCACGGCCCGCGAACTCGCCGGCGCCGGGTTCCAGGCCGTCGAGACCGGGATGACCGAGGGGCACCCCTGCTTCGTCGCCAACAACGGGCGGCTCGGCTTCGGCGTGCACGAGTACCTGTCGTACGCCCCGGAGACCGCGGCCCCGGTCCGGCTGATGTGGCTGGCCGCGCACCGCTCACGGGCCGCGTTCACCGCGGGCGTCGGGATCGACTACGAGTCCTTCGTGCGGGACGAGCTGGGTGCCGGGACGGTCGAACGGTTCGACGCGGTCCTGCGCGAGCAGGGCCTCGACCCCGGGGACTACCTCCTGATACCCGTCCACCCCTGGCAGTGGTGGAACAAGCTCTCCGTGACGTTCGCCGCCGAGATCGCCCAGCGGCGCCTGGTCTGTCTCGGCGAGGGCGACGACGAGTACCTGGCCCAGCAGTCCATCCGGACGTTCTTCAACACCAGCAGCCCGCACAAGCACTATGTGAAGACGGCGCTGAGCGTCCTCAACATGGGCTTCATGCGCGGTCTGTCCGCCGCCTACATGGAGGCGACCCCGGCCATCAACGACTGGCTGGCCCAGCTCGTCGAGAACGACCCGGTGCTCAAGTCCACCGGCCTGTCGGTCATCCGCGAGCGGGCGGCCGTCGGCTACCGGCATCTGGAGTACGAGGCGGCCACCGACCGCTACTCCCCGTACCGCAAGATGCTGGCCGCCCTGTGGCGCGAGAGCCCGGTCCCCGCGCTGCGGGACGGCGAGTCCCTGGCGACGATGGCCTCCCTCGTCCATGTCGACCACGAGGGCGCCTCGTTCACCGGCGCGCTGATCGAGCGGTCGGGCCTGACGCCGGTGGAGTGGCTGCGCCGCTATCTGCACGCCTACCTCACCCCGCTCCTGCACAGCTTCTACGCCTACGACCTGGCCTACATGCCGCACGGCGAGAACGTCATCCTGGTCCTGAAGGACGGGGCGGTGCAGCGGGCGGTCTACAAGGACATCGCCGAGGAGATCGTGGTGATGGACCCGCAGGCGGTGCTGCCGCCCGCGGTCGAGCGGATCCGGGTCGACGTCCCCGAGGACACGAAGCTGCTGTCGGTCTTCACGGACGTCTTCGACTGCTTCTTCCGGTTCCTCGCGGCCCAGCTGGCCGAGGAGGGGATCCTGGGCGAGGACGACTTCTGGCGGACGGTCGCCGGGTCGGTGCGCGCCTACCAGGAGGCGACACCCGAACTGGAGGACAGGTTCCGGCAGTACGACCTGTTCGCGCCCGAGTTCGCGCTGTCCTGCCTCAACCGGCTCCAGCTGCGCGACAACCGGCAGATGGTCGACCTGGCGGATCCCTCGGGAGCCCTTCAGCTGGTCGGCACCCTGAAGAACCCGCTCGCCGGGTTCTAG
- a CDS encoding metallophosphoesterase family protein — MGVPEQLAEKMTMAEQHEYLRARFSRRNMIRGGAVTIGAVAGGAFVPGVAQAAAPAQRTAAPVSAEKVDGALVAPFGRHLAFGNDPRTEMTVSWQVPTAVGKPYIRIGAHPWDLSRKIEAEVRTLYTPAGVGASGDHTQYYLHAKLTHLRPGRTYYYGVGHAGFDPAEPRLLGTLGTFTTAPAHAEPFTFTAFGDEGVGYHGLANDALLLAQNPSFHLHAGDIAYADPAGQGKTADTGFDSRIWDQFLAQTETVAKQVPWMPAYGNHDMEAWYSPNGYGGEEARWTLPDNGPDKANLPGVYSFVHGNTAIISLDANDISFEIPANLGISGGTQTKWLETQLKKYRASKDIDFVVIFFHHCAYCTSTAHASEGGVRQEWVPLFEKYNVDLVINGHNHQYERTDVIKGNAVTKKLPIGGTAYTETEGVVYVTAGAAGRSLYAFTAPESYEGKENEVESVASFVNLKDGKQNETVTWSRVRYLNYSFLRVDVQPAPKGRLATLTVRGIAETGAEVDRFTIARRAR, encoded by the coding sequence ATGGGCGTACCCGAGCAGCTCGCCGAGAAGATGACCATGGCCGAGCAGCATGAGTACCTTCGCGCCAGATTCTCGCGGCGCAACATGATCAGAGGCGGCGCCGTGACCATCGGCGCCGTCGCGGGCGGGGCCTTCGTGCCCGGCGTCGCACAGGCCGCCGCGCCGGCACAGCGGACGGCCGCCCCGGTCTCCGCCGAGAAGGTCGACGGCGCGCTCGTCGCCCCCTTCGGCCGCCACCTCGCCTTCGGCAACGACCCGCGCACCGAGATGACCGTCTCGTGGCAGGTGCCGACCGCGGTCGGCAAGCCCTACATCCGCATCGGCGCCCACCCCTGGGACCTCTCGCGCAAGATCGAGGCCGAGGTGCGCACCCTGTACACCCCGGCCGGCGTGGGCGCGAGCGGCGACCACACCCAGTACTACCTGCACGCCAAGCTCACCCACCTGCGCCCCGGCAGGACCTACTACTACGGCGTCGGCCACGCCGGCTTCGACCCGGCCGAGCCCCGCCTGCTCGGCACACTCGGCACCTTCACCACCGCGCCCGCGCACGCCGAGCCCTTCACCTTCACCGCCTTCGGCGACGAGGGCGTCGGCTACCACGGCCTCGCCAACGACGCCCTGCTGCTCGCCCAGAACCCGTCCTTCCACCTGCACGCGGGCGACATCGCGTACGCCGACCCGGCGGGCCAGGGCAAGACCGCCGACACCGGCTTCGACTCGCGCATCTGGGACCAGTTCCTCGCCCAGACCGAGACGGTCGCCAAGCAGGTGCCGTGGATGCCGGCGTACGGCAACCACGACATGGAGGCCTGGTACTCGCCCAACGGCTACGGCGGCGAGGAGGCCCGCTGGACGCTTCCGGACAACGGCCCCGACAAGGCCAACCTGCCCGGCGTCTACTCCTTCGTCCACGGCAACACGGCGATCATCTCGCTCGACGCCAACGACATCTCCTTCGAGATCCCGGCCAACCTCGGCATCTCCGGCGGCACCCAGACCAAGTGGCTGGAGACGCAGCTCAAGAAGTACCGGGCCTCGAAGGACATCGACTTCGTGGTGATCTTCTTCCACCACTGCGCGTACTGCACCTCCACGGCGCACGCCTCGGAGGGGGGCGTGCGACAGGAGTGGGTGCCGCTGTTCGAGAAGTACAACGTCGACCTGGTGATCAACGGCCACAACCACCAGTACGAGCGCACGGACGTCATCAAGGGCAACGCGGTCACCAAGAAGCTGCCGATCGGCGGCACGGCGTACACCGAGACCGAGGGTGTCGTGTACGTGACCGCGGGCGCGGCCGGCCGCAGCCTCTACGCGTTCACCGCCCCGGAGTCCTACGAGGGCAAGGAGAACGAGGTCGAGTCCGTCGCCTCCTTCGTCAACCTCAAGGACGGCAAGCAGAACGAGACCGTCACCTGGTCGCGCGTGCGCTACCTGAACTACTCGTTCCTGCGCGTCGACGTCCAGCCCGCCCCGAAGGGACGCCTGGCCACGCTGACGGTCCGCGGCATCGCCGAGACCGGTGCGGAGGTCGACCGCTTCACGATCGCCCGCCGGGCCAGGTAA
- a CDS encoding lysine N(6)-hydroxylase/L-ornithine N(5)-oxygenase family protein, which produces MTALAESTGTTYDFVGIGLGPFNLGLACLTEPIAELSGVFLESKPHFEWHSGMFLDGAHLQTPFMSDLVTLADPTSPYSFLNYLKESGRLYAFYIRENFYPLRVEYDDYCRWAAGKLSSVRFGTTVTEVTYEDELYVVRTGAGEVFRARRLVLGTGTSPHVPDACAGLGGDYIHNSRYMQHKRELQAKDSITLVGSGQSAAEIFHDLLAEIDVHGYRLNWVTRSPRFFPLEYTKLTLEMTSPEYIDYFHALPEATRYRLQSEQKGLFKGIDGELIDAIFDLLYQKNLGGPVPARLLTNSSLESARHDQGTYTLGLRQQEQGKDYELRSTGLVLATGYRYAEPAFLAPVRDRLRYDTQGNFDVARNYAIDVTGGGIFLQNAGVHTHSITSPDLGMGPYRNASIIRELLGTEYYPVEKTIAFQEFSV; this is translated from the coding sequence TTGACCGCGCTTGCTGAATCCACGGGCACCACCTACGACTTCGTGGGCATCGGGCTCGGGCCCTTCAACCTCGGCCTCGCCTGCCTGACCGAGCCGATCGCCGAACTCAGCGGTGTCTTCCTGGAGTCGAAGCCCCACTTCGAGTGGCACTCCGGCATGTTCCTGGACGGGGCACACCTCCAGACCCCGTTCATGTCGGACCTGGTCACCCTCGCCGACCCCACGTCCCCGTACTCCTTCCTCAACTACCTGAAGGAATCGGGCCGTCTGTACGCGTTCTACATCCGCGAGAACTTCTACCCGCTGCGGGTCGAGTACGACGACTACTGCCGCTGGGCCGCCGGCAAGCTGAGCAGCGTCCGCTTCGGGACCACGGTCACGGAGGTGACGTACGAGGACGAGCTGTACGTCGTGCGCACCGGCGCGGGCGAGGTGTTCCGGGCCCGGCGCCTGGTCCTCGGCACCGGCACCTCCCCGCACGTCCCCGACGCCTGCGCGGGGCTCGGCGGCGACTACATCCACAACTCCCGCTACATGCAGCACAAGCGGGAGCTCCAGGCCAAGGACTCGATCACCCTGGTCGGCAGCGGCCAGTCGGCCGCCGAGATCTTCCACGACCTCCTCGCCGAGATCGACGTCCACGGCTACCGGCTGAACTGGGTGACCCGCTCACCGCGCTTCTTCCCCCTCGAATACACCAAGCTCACCCTGGAGATGACCTCCCCGGAGTACATCGACTACTTCCACGCGCTGCCCGAGGCGACCCGCTACCGCCTCCAGTCGGAGCAGAAGGGCCTGTTCAAGGGCATCGACGGGGAGCTGATCGACGCGATCTTCGACCTGCTCTACCAGAAGAACCTCGGCGGTCCGGTCCCCGCCCGGCTGCTGACCAACTCCTCGCTGGAGAGCGCCCGTCACGACCAGGGCACGTACACCCTGGGCCTGCGCCAGCAGGAGCAGGGCAAGGACTACGAACTGCGCTCGACGGGCCTGGTCCTGGCCACCGGCTACCGCTACGCCGAGCCCGCGTTCCTCGCACCGGTCCGCGACCGGCTCCGCTACGACACCCAGGGCAACTTCGACGTGGCCCGCAACTACGCCATCGACGTCACGGGCGGCGGCATCTTCCTCCAGAACGCGGGCGTCCACACCCACTCGATCACCTCACCGGACCTCGGCATGGGTCCGTACCGCAACGCGTCCATCATCCGCGAGCTGCTCGGCACCGAGTACTACCCGGTCGAGAAGACCATCGCGTTCCAGGAGTTCTCCGTATGA